Proteins encoded within one genomic window of Panicum virgatum strain AP13 chromosome 1N, P.virgatum_v5, whole genome shotgun sequence:
- the LOC120657420 gene encoding mitogen-activated protein kinase kinase 5-like, with amino-acid sequence MRPGGPPNSRALQPPQQPGTPGRSRRRPDLTLPLPQRDLTSLAVPLPLPLPPSSAPSSTSSSGAMSGPASLGAPTPPTSAGSAPPNPPPLCELERVRRIGSGAGGTVWMVRHRPTGRAYALKVLYGNHDDAVRRQITREIAILRTAEHPAVVRCHGMYEQAGELQILLEYMDGGSLEGHRIADEGFLAHVARQVLSGIAYLHRRHIVHRDIKPSNLLIDSGRRVKIADFGVGRILNQTMDPCNSSVGTIAYMSPERINTDLNDGAYDGYAGDIWSFGLSILEFYLGRFPLGENLGKQGDWAALMCAICYSDSPQAPRTASPDFKNFISLCLQKNPANRPSAMRLLQHPFVAQPQPQPQPQPLAAPPPS; translated from the coding sequence ATGAGGCCGGGCGGGCCGCCGAACTCGCGGGcgctgcagccgccgcagcagccgggcACGCCGGGGCGGTCGCGCCGGCGCCCGGATCtcacgctgccgctgccgcagcgGGACCTGACCTCGCTCGCGGTGCCGCTCCCGCTGCCTCTCCCGCCGTCCTCGGCGCCGTCGTCCACGTCGTCGTCAGGGGCGATGTCGGggccggcgtcgctcggcgcgCCCACCCCGCCGACCTCGGCCGGCTCCGCGCCGCCgaacccgccgccgctgtgcgaGCTGGAGCGCGTGCGCCGCATCGGGAGCGGGGCCGGCGGGACGGTGTGGATGGTGCGCCACCGCCCCACGGGCCGCGCCTACGCGCTCAAGGTGCTCTACGGCAACCACGACGACGCCGTGCGGCGGCAGATCACGCGCGAGATCGCCATCCTCCGCACCGCCGAGCACCCGGCCGTCGTGCGCTGCCACGGCATGTACGAGCAGGCCGGTGAGCTCCAGATCCTCCTGGAATACATGGACGGCGGCTCCCTCGAGGGCCACCGCATCGCCGACGAGGGATTCCTCGCGCACGTGGCGCGCCAGGTGCTCTCCGGCATCGCCTACCTCCACCGGCGCCACATCGTGCACCGCGACATCAAGCCCTCCAACCTCCTGATCGACTCCGGCCGGCGCGTCAAGATCGCCGACTTCGGCGTGGGCCGCATCCTGAACCAGACCATGGACCCCTGCAACTCCTCCGTGGGCACCATCGCGTACATGAGCCCCGAGCGCATCAACACCGACCTCAACGACGGCGCCTACGACGGGTACGCCGGCGACATCTGGAGCTTCGGCCTGAGCATCCTCGAGTTCTACCTGGGCCGCTTCCCCCTCGGCGAGAACCTCGGCAAGCAGGGCGATTGGGCCGCGCTCATGTGCGCGATCTGCTACTCCGACTCGCCGCAGGCGCCGCGCACTGCCTCGCCGGACTTCAAGAACTTCATCAGCCTGTGCCTCCAGAAGAACCCAGCGAACCGGCCGTCCGCGATGCGGCTGCTGCAGCACCCGTTCGTGgcccagccgcagccgcagccgcagccgcagcccctggccgccccgccgccgtcatGA